One Actinospica robiniae DSM 44927 genomic region harbors:
- a CDS encoding ABC transporter permease subunit: MTSLDVVPPAPQSSYRSTLPQSRAGFRQLVHAEWTKFRTVRGWALGVLGAIALMTLMSVTGAHTGSNCVNGICSAGPSLPHYAPTGIPVSDSFYFVHQNLDGDGSITVRVESLTDTLEAEGPHESAPDAGSHETWGKAGILIKAGSTPGSSYAAVMATSGHGIRMQWDYTHDVAGRPAAANESDPGWLRLTRAGDTITGYESADAKSWTKLSTVTLPGLSPGIQAGMFATSPEFSQDTQLIGGLESSAYASTASATLDQVSLQGGWSSGAWTGTAMGDGNGSYTAQPGADGDTSYFLTGNGDIAAAADLDDTAAHSEAGAFLALIILTVLATQFVTAEFKHRLLGATLAASPSRGRVLAAKTLVVASVAGVVGLVASAVSVPLFNRVWPAGALYKVGAGTEVRVILGTALLLAVAAVFALAIGTIFRRSAVVITTVLVVMVLPYILAIGSLLPGGAADWLLRVTPAAAFAIQQTIPVYPQVDNIYLPYAGYYPLAPWAGFAVLCGYAAVAMGAAWLVLRRRDVTA; this comes from the coding sequence ATGACAAGCCTCGATGTCGTGCCGCCCGCACCGCAGAGCTCCTATCGCAGTACGCTGCCGCAGAGCCGGGCCGGGTTCCGCCAGCTCGTGCACGCCGAGTGGACCAAGTTCCGGACCGTCCGCGGCTGGGCGCTCGGCGTCCTCGGCGCGATCGCTCTCATGACCCTGATGTCCGTCACCGGCGCACACACCGGATCCAACTGTGTCAACGGAATCTGCTCGGCCGGCCCGAGCCTGCCGCACTACGCCCCGACCGGGATACCCGTATCAGACTCCTTCTACTTCGTCCATCAGAACCTTGACGGCGACGGCTCGATCACGGTGCGGGTCGAATCCCTCACCGACACGCTCGAAGCCGAGGGTCCGCACGAGTCCGCCCCCGACGCCGGCAGCCACGAGACCTGGGGCAAGGCCGGCATCCTGATCAAGGCGGGTTCGACCCCTGGCTCGTCCTACGCGGCCGTGATGGCCACCTCCGGCCACGGCATCCGGATGCAGTGGGACTACACCCACGACGTGGCCGGACGCCCGGCCGCAGCAAACGAGTCCGACCCCGGCTGGCTGCGCCTGACCCGTGCCGGCGACACGATCACCGGCTACGAGTCGGCCGACGCCAAGAGCTGGACGAAGCTCAGCACCGTCACACTCCCCGGTCTGAGCCCGGGCATTCAAGCGGGCATGTTCGCCACGTCGCCGGAGTTCTCGCAGGACACACAGTTGATCGGCGGCCTGGAGAGCAGCGCCTACGCCAGCACGGCGAGCGCCACACTCGACCAGGTCTCACTGCAAGGTGGCTGGTCCAGCGGCGCTTGGACCGGCACGGCGATGGGTGACGGCAACGGCAGCTACACCGCGCAGCCGGGCGCCGACGGTGACACGTCGTACTTCCTCACCGGTAACGGCGACATCGCCGCTGCCGCCGACCTGGACGACACCGCCGCGCACTCCGAGGCCGGAGCGTTCCTCGCGCTGATCATCCTCACTGTGCTCGCGACCCAGTTCGTCACCGCGGAGTTCAAGCACCGGCTGCTCGGCGCGACGCTGGCCGCGAGCCCGAGCCGCGGACGGGTGCTGGCCGCGAAGACGCTCGTGGTGGCGTCCGTCGCAGGCGTCGTCGGGCTGGTCGCCTCGGCTGTCTCCGTGCCCTTGTTCAACCGGGTCTGGCCGGCCGGAGCGCTCTACAAGGTCGGCGCGGGCACTGAAGTGCGCGTCATCCTCGGCACCGCCCTGCTGCTCGCCGTTGCCGCGGTCTTCGCCCTGGCCATCGGTACGATCTTCCGCCGCAGCGCCGTGGTGATCACGACCGTGCTGGTCGTCATGGTGCTGCCGTACATCCTGGCCATCGGCTCGCTGCTGCCCGGGGGAGCGGCGGACTGGCTGCTGCGGGTCACGCCCGCCGCGGCGTTCGCGATCCAGCAGACGATCCCGGTGTATCCGCAGGTGGATAACATCTATCTGCCTTATGCGGGCTATTACCCGCTCGCGCCGTGGGCCGGGTTCGCCGTGCTGTGCGGATACGCGGCCGTGGCGATGGGCGCGGCCTGGCTCGTGCTGCGCCGACGGGACGTGACGGCATGA
- a CDS encoding ATP-binding cassette domain-containing protein — MEATIDVSGARKRFGRTVALDGLTFSVKPGEVTGFLGPNGAGKSTTMRAILGLDALDEGTALVGGRSYRSLVRPLAQVGSLLDASALQPSRSARNHLLWLAHSQGLGGNRVDAVLALVGLDAAAPRRAGGFSLGMRQRLGIAAAMLADPPILVLDEPFNGLDPDGFVWMRGFLRGLAAEGRAVLVSSHLMGELEGSATHVVVIGRGRLVTEAAVADLIAAASSGWVALRTSARERAMAVLAEAGATVAVTGPDTMTVRGLEAEKIAALLGAGAVPFAELSPHRASLEEAYMELTRDAVEYRAQGPDASSTGA; from the coding sequence ATGGAAGCAACCATCGACGTCAGCGGCGCGCGCAAACGGTTCGGACGAACCGTCGCGCTCGACGGCCTGACCTTCTCGGTAAAGCCCGGCGAGGTCACCGGGTTCCTCGGCCCCAACGGCGCGGGCAAGTCCACCACGATGCGCGCGATCCTCGGGCTCGACGCGCTCGACGAGGGCACCGCGCTGGTCGGCGGCCGCAGCTACCGGAGCCTGGTCCGGCCGCTGGCGCAGGTCGGCTCGCTGCTCGACGCGAGTGCGCTCCAGCCCAGCCGGTCCGCCCGCAACCACCTGCTCTGGCTCGCGCACTCGCAGGGTCTCGGCGGTAACCGGGTCGACGCCGTCCTCGCGCTGGTCGGCCTGGACGCGGCGGCGCCCCGGCGCGCGGGCGGTTTCTCGCTGGGCATGCGCCAGCGCCTCGGCATCGCCGCGGCCATGCTTGCCGATCCGCCGATCCTGGTGCTCGACGAGCCCTTCAACGGCTTGGACCCGGACGGCTTCGTGTGGATGCGTGGCTTCCTGCGCGGGCTGGCCGCCGAGGGCCGCGCCGTGCTCGTCTCCAGCCACCTCATGGGCGAACTCGAGGGCAGCGCGACGCACGTCGTGGTGATCGGGCGCGGCCGCCTGGTCACCGAGGCCGCCGTGGCGGATCTGATCGCCGCCGCGTCGAGCGGATGGGTGGCGCTGCGCACCTCCGCCCGCGAGCGGGCGATGGCGGTACTGGCCGAAGCCGGCGCCACCGTCGCGGTGACCGGACCGGACACGATGACCGTGCGCGGCCTGGAAGCGGAGAAGATCGCCGCGCTCCTCGGCGCCGGTGCCGTGCCCTTCGCCGAGCTCTCCCCGCACCGAGCCAGCCTGGAAGAGGCCTACATGGAACTCACCCGCGACGCGGTGGAGTACCGCGCCCAGGGTCCGGACGCGTCGAGCACGGGAGCGTGA
- a CDS encoding YqjF family protein, translating into MTEPVTPTAPRPIRRTLLSQSWLDLAFLHWAVPPEAVAPLLPTGAEPDVLGEVSYVGLIAFRMHRIGWAGLPGLPYVGTFPETNVRLYSVDAQGRRGVVFRSLEASRLLPVLTARIGFQLPYTWAKMSIRRHGETIHYTSRRRWPEPRGARSRISIRIGEPIEEPSELEHFLTARWGLHNTRRGRPVYQPNEHPRWPLHRAELLRCEDELVAAAGLPQIAGPPASVLYSPGVPVRFGPGISSP; encoded by the coding sequence ATGACCGAGCCGGTGACGCCCACCGCGCCACGCCCGATCCGTCGCACGCTGCTGTCCCAGTCCTGGCTGGATCTCGCCTTCTTGCACTGGGCCGTGCCGCCGGAGGCGGTCGCGCCGCTGCTGCCGACCGGCGCCGAGCCCGACGTGCTCGGCGAGGTGAGCTACGTCGGCCTGATCGCGTTCCGGATGCACCGGATCGGCTGGGCCGGCCTGCCCGGGCTGCCGTACGTGGGCACGTTCCCGGAGACGAACGTGCGGCTGTACTCGGTGGACGCCCAGGGGCGCCGCGGCGTGGTGTTCCGCTCGCTCGAAGCCTCCCGCCTGCTCCCGGTGCTCACCGCGCGGATCGGCTTCCAACTGCCCTATACGTGGGCGAAGATGTCCATCCGCCGCCACGGCGAGACGATCCACTACACCAGCCGCCGCCGCTGGCCCGAGCCGCGCGGCGCGCGGAGCCGGATCTCGATCCGGATCGGCGAGCCGATCGAGGAGCCCAGCGAGCTCGAACACTTCCTCACGGCGCGCTGGGGCCTGCACAACACCCGCCGCGGCAGGCCGGTCTACCAGCCGAACGAGCACCCGCGCTGGCCGCTGCACCGGGCCGAACTGCTGCGCTGCGAGGACGAACTGGTCGCCGCGGCGGGATTGCCGCAGATCGCCGGCCCGCCGGCGAGCGTCCTGTACTCCCCCGGCGTGCCGGTCCGCTTCGGGCCTGGCATCTCATCCCCTTGA
- a CDS encoding 2OG-Fe(II) oxygenase: MDVVPGSETVAAGSSTAWNFSKFRAEVEATAAGYNEAGPFPHAVFRDMLNLAPSAMEHFPEPEWPSWTELGDTYQFRKFTCSNIEVIPDPFRQLVHELCEPTFLRLLEQLTGIPKLIPDPYLKGGGLHMSGPGGVLAPHTDFHLYEPLALYRRINVLVYLNDDWDESYGGCLQLGDPEKPAKTVVPGWGTAMVFTTDNRSIHGFPKPIVEGRWRKSIALYYYTAEETKEFGGDTTTAWRTHGEHKGVVRKTRLGLYKGLNQTSKAVSLAAHLVNPNQGTEWWRMRKDRLAKETGNAGYGQEHGHEH; the protein is encoded by the coding sequence GTGGATGTAGTCCCAGGTTCGGAGACCGTGGCGGCGGGCTCGTCCACAGCGTGGAACTTCTCGAAGTTCCGGGCCGAGGTCGAGGCGACGGCGGCCGGGTACAACGAGGCCGGGCCGTTCCCGCACGCCGTCTTCCGGGACATGCTCAACCTCGCGCCGTCGGCCATGGAGCACTTCCCCGAGCCGGAGTGGCCGTCCTGGACCGAGCTGGGCGACACCTACCAGTTCCGCAAGTTCACCTGCTCGAACATAGAGGTCATCCCGGACCCGTTCCGCCAGCTCGTCCACGAGCTGTGCGAGCCGACCTTCCTGCGCCTGCTCGAGCAGCTGACCGGGATACCGAAGCTCATCCCGGACCCCTACCTCAAGGGCGGCGGCCTGCACATGAGCGGGCCGGGCGGGGTGCTCGCGCCGCACACCGACTTCCACCTCTACGAGCCGCTGGCCCTGTACCGGCGCATCAACGTCCTGGTCTACCTGAACGACGACTGGGACGAGTCCTACGGCGGCTGCCTGCAGCTCGGGGACCCGGAGAAGCCGGCCAAGACGGTCGTGCCCGGCTGGGGCACCGCGATGGTCTTCACCACCGACAACCGCTCCATCCACGGCTTCCCGAAGCCGATCGTCGAGGGCCGCTGGCGCAAGTCGATCGCCCTGTACTACTACACGGCGGAGGAGACGAAGGAGTTCGGCGGCGACACGACCACGGCGTGGCGCACCCACGGCGAGCACAAGGGCGTCGTGCGCAAGACCCGGCTCGGCCTCTACAAGGGCCTGAACCAGACCTCGAAGGCCGTCTCCCTGGCCGCGCACCTGGTCAACCCGAACCAGGGCACGGAGTGGTGGCGGATGCGCAAGGACCGCCTGGCCAAGGAGACCGGCAACGCCGGCTACGGCCAGGAGCACGGCCACGAGCACTGA
- a CDS encoding PIG-L family deacetylase produces the protein MVDRPLTLMAVHAHPDDEATSTGGALARYAAEGVRTVLVTCTDGSCGDAPGGVKPGEPGHDPAAVAALRREELEASCAVLKVSDLELLGYGDSGMMGWPQNDAPGSFWSTPVEEAAARLAELMRTYQPDVVVTYDENGFYGHPDHIQANRITMAALALADIGPKVYWTTIPRSAMAEFRRVMIEEMGADWDEPEETAEPSEQPAFEIGLPDEEVSTFLDVTAYGAVKYKALQTHASQSENIFFLNLGVERFTRLMGQETFVRVQDTTGAPVPETDLFAGLRVTPTTSA, from the coding sequence ATGGTTGATCGACCACTGACGTTGATGGCGGTGCACGCCCACCCGGACGACGAGGCGACCTCGACCGGCGGCGCGCTGGCGCGCTACGCCGCGGAAGGCGTGCGCACGGTGCTGGTGACCTGCACCGACGGTAGCTGCGGGGACGCGCCCGGCGGAGTCAAGCCGGGCGAGCCCGGCCACGACCCGGCGGCCGTGGCCGCACTGCGGCGGGAGGAGCTCGAGGCGAGCTGCGCGGTGCTCAAGGTGAGCGACCTCGAGCTGCTCGGCTACGGCGACTCCGGCATGATGGGCTGGCCGCAGAACGACGCGCCCGGCTCGTTCTGGAGCACGCCGGTCGAGGAGGCCGCGGCCCGGCTCGCCGAGCTGATGCGCACCTACCAGCCGGACGTCGTCGTGACGTACGACGAGAACGGCTTCTACGGCCACCCCGACCACATCCAGGCGAACCGCATCACCATGGCGGCCCTCGCGCTGGCCGACATCGGGCCCAAGGTCTACTGGACCACGATCCCGCGCTCGGCGATGGCCGAGTTCCGTCGGGTGATGATCGAGGAGATGGGCGCGGACTGGGACGAGCCGGAGGAGACGGCCGAGCCGTCCGAGCAGCCCGCGTTCGAGATCGGGCTGCCCGACGAGGAGGTCTCCACCTTCCTCGACGTCACGGCTTACGGCGCGGTCAAGTACAAGGCGCTGCAGACGCACGCGAGCCAGAGCGAGAACATCTTCTTCCTGAACCTGGGCGTGGAGCGGTTCACCCGGCTGATGGGCCAGGAGACCTTCGTGCGGGTGCAGGACACGACCGGCGCCCCGGTGCCGGAGACGGACCTGTTCGCCGGGCTTCGCGTCACACCGACGACGAGCGCGTAA
- a CDS encoding VanZ family protein, with the protein MRRGESVEAAEAKAKPRPKKKTPARPPAKRALNLDKVKAATRSAGKARPAKEAEEPEKPRERRVALHWQSRGQRAAKAMLQSLALLLLVLSVLELLRITLVPTPGSVAFSHPNLHPFASVHLYLNEGTVQEQVFQIGGNVALGFLLGFLLPQITPQLRGLIRVEAFTALFVVGIQLVQYYCIPGTPLTIDVLILTAIGAAAGYIPLGRMFGMRLHPNHLHWWQRKLKTSVARRRGKMAA; encoded by the coding sequence ATGCGAAGGGGCGAGTCCGTAGAAGCGGCCGAGGCGAAGGCGAAGCCTCGGCCGAAGAAGAAGACGCCGGCACGACCGCCGGCGAAGCGCGCGCTGAACCTGGACAAGGTCAAGGCCGCCACCAGGTCGGCCGGGAAGGCGCGACCGGCCAAGGAGGCTGAGGAGCCTGAGAAGCCGAGGGAACGTCGCGTCGCGCTGCACTGGCAGTCGCGCGGCCAGCGGGCGGCCAAGGCGATGCTGCAGAGCCTCGCGCTGCTGCTGCTGGTGCTCAGCGTCCTCGAGCTGCTGCGGATCACGCTCGTGCCCACCCCGGGCTCGGTGGCCTTCAGCCATCCGAACCTGCACCCCTTCGCCTCGGTGCACCTCTACCTGAACGAGGGCACGGTGCAGGAGCAGGTCTTCCAGATCGGCGGCAACGTCGCCCTCGGGTTCCTGCTCGGCTTCCTGCTCCCGCAGATCACCCCGCAACTGCGGGGCCTGATCCGGGTCGAGGCGTTCACCGCGCTGTTCGTCGTCGGGATCCAGCTGGTCCAGTACTACTGCATCCCCGGCACGCCGTTGACCATCGACGTGCTGATTCTGACCGCGATCGGCGCCGCGGCCGGCTACATCCCGCTCGGCCGGATGTTCGGCATGCGCCTGCACCCGAACCACCTGCACTGGTGGCAGCGCAAGCTCAAGACCTCGGTGGCCCGGCGGCGTGGCAAGATGGCGGCATGA
- a CDS encoding MarR family transcriptional regulator — MRAWQAFLAAGALVARRVEQQLKEQAGLSHLQYEVLVRLAGTEDGEMRMAELAEALYTSKSGLTYQVGQLEKSGLVRRRNCEIVHGVFAVLTEAGRAKLEQVAPGHLATVRAYLVDVLDEEQLDRIAEALEQVADQAAETDGPL; from the coding sequence ATGCGCGCCTGGCAGGCCTTCCTCGCCGCCGGCGCGCTGGTCGCGCGGCGGGTCGAGCAGCAGCTCAAGGAGCAGGCCGGGCTCTCCCACCTGCAGTACGAGGTACTGGTCCGGCTCGCCGGGACCGAGGACGGCGAGATGCGCATGGCCGAACTCGCCGAGGCGCTCTACACCTCCAAGAGCGGGCTGACCTACCAGGTCGGCCAGTTGGAGAAGTCCGGCCTGGTGCGCCGGCGCAACTGCGAGATCGTCCACGGCGTGTTCGCCGTGCTGACCGAGGCCGGCCGGGCCAAGCTCGAACAAGTCGCCCCCGGTCACCTCGCCACCGTCCGCGCCTACCTCGTCGACGTCCTCGACGAGGAACAGCTCGACCGCATCGCCGAGGCGCTCGAACAGGTCGCCGACCAGGCCGCCGAGACCGACGGGCCGCTCTGA
- a CDS encoding ABC transporter permease produces the protein MRYALHAEWTKMRTVAGPSWLLLATVVLTIGLGAVIADASAVAGSASSALNSGTHHGEDGVRLTLGGIQVSQAVIAILAVQAVSGEYATGMIRTTLTAMPKRLIALAAKACVTVGLASLAALPAVFGAFLLGRAILVGHGFTPAHGYNTLNLTDGPILRATLGTVLYLALIALLSMGIALLVQETAVAIGAVLALLYLFPLLAAAVGDPVWRRHLEQAGPMTAGLLVQTTTDLSALPLSPWQGLGVLALWAVAAAGIGAVGLTRSSSV, from the coding sequence ATGAGGTACGCCCTGCACGCCGAATGGACCAAGATGCGCACTGTGGCCGGGCCGTCCTGGCTGTTGCTGGCCACAGTCGTGCTGACGATCGGGCTCGGTGCCGTCATCGCCGACGCGTCGGCGGTCGCGGGCTCGGCCTCGTCGGCCCTGAACAGCGGCACTCACCACGGCGAGGACGGCGTGCGGCTGACGCTCGGCGGGATCCAGGTGAGCCAGGCCGTGATCGCGATCCTGGCTGTCCAGGCGGTGTCCGGCGAGTACGCCACCGGGATGATCCGCACCACGCTGACGGCGATGCCGAAGCGGCTGATCGCTCTCGCCGCCAAGGCCTGCGTCACCGTCGGCCTGGCCAGCCTCGCCGCCCTGCCCGCCGTCTTCGGCGCCTTCCTGCTCGGCCGGGCCATCCTGGTCGGCCACGGCTTCACCCCGGCGCACGGCTACAACACGTTGAACCTGACCGACGGCCCGATCCTGCGGGCCACCCTCGGAACAGTGCTCTACCTCGCCCTGATCGCCCTGCTGAGCATGGGAATCGCGCTGCTGGTGCAGGAGACCGCGGTGGCGATCGGCGCGGTGCTGGCCCTGCTCTACCTCTTCCCGCTGCTCGCCGCGGCCGTCGGCGACCCGGTCTGGCGCCGCCACCTCGAGCAGGCCGGACCGATGACGGCCGGCCTGCTCGTCCAGACCACCACGGATCTCAGCGCTCTGCCGCTGAGCCCGTGGCAGGGCCTGGGCGTGCTGGCGCTCTGGGCGGTGGCCGCCGCCGGAATCGGCGCGGTCGGCCTTACGCGCTCGTCGTCGGTGTGA
- a CDS encoding VOC family protein produces MTLTGRIDSVVLDAPDIDRLTTFYAELAGWRVAERDSDWNTVETGDGRRISFQLAPDHVAPQWPGQEHPQQFHLDLQVDGIEAAAARAEQLGATRLATGPSWITLADPAGHPFDLCQKDGLGEATQLFAVTIDAPEASSLARFYADLLGLEVTYDGPEGALVAGEGSSVMFQNVAEFTAPDWPDPARPQQFHLDIKVEDLDAGQARALELGARRLEGGGKTFRVFADPVGHPFCLTVNG; encoded by the coding sequence ATGACTCTGACAGGACGCATCGACTCCGTCGTACTCGACGCGCCGGACATCGACCGGCTCACCACCTTCTACGCCGAGCTGGCCGGGTGGCGGGTGGCCGAGCGCGACTCGGACTGGAACACCGTCGAGACCGGCGACGGCCGGCGCATCTCCTTCCAGCTCGCTCCCGACCACGTCGCCCCGCAGTGGCCGGGGCAGGAGCATCCGCAGCAGTTCCACCTCGACCTGCAGGTGGACGGGATCGAGGCGGCCGCGGCCCGGGCCGAGCAGCTCGGCGCCACCCGGCTGGCCACCGGCCCGTCCTGGATCACCCTGGCGGACCCGGCCGGGCACCCCTTCGACCTCTGCCAGAAGGACGGCCTGGGCGAGGCGACCCAGCTGTTCGCGGTGACCATCGACGCGCCGGAGGCCTCCAGCCTGGCCCGTTTCTACGCCGACCTGCTCGGCCTCGAGGTCACCTACGACGGTCCCGAGGGCGCGCTCGTGGCGGGCGAGGGCTCGAGCGTGATGTTCCAGAACGTCGCCGAGTTCACCGCCCCGGACTGGCCGGACCCGGCCCGGCCGCAGCAGTTCCACCTCGACATCAAGGTCGAGGACCTCGACGCCGGGCAGGCCCGGGCGCTCGAGCTCGGAGCGCGCCGGCTGGAGGGCGGGGGCAAGACCTTCCGGGTGTTCGCCGACCCGGTCGGCCACCCGTTCTGCCTGACCGTGAACGGCTGA
- a CDS encoding sensor histidine kinase, which produces MTTDAAPRARLRPGAAALLASGAVVEAAVRLRLAPVTARSSPGTLGVCALSALSALPLILPSAATAATVILAVSLLSLVAFHSLTVSGLIAATLAGYRAGRGGPPLLVLALCLPFLIAVLVGPRPASSESAALTLLTAALVPAATLVGASGRLRAQDEEGSAHRQDFEEKLLEHTKRGERARIARELHDIVAHHISMVSVQAETARLTTPGLPEAGARRFQAIGDTARAALTEMRRLLGVLKDDEWPDAETPPLRPQPGLSHVTELVDEAREASGSATRLLLSGRPAALDPGVELAAYRIIQEALTNARRHAPGAAVDVELCYGETEVRIRVRDNGPGVVSAQVDAAAAGHGLAGMRERAAAVGGALTAGAVAGGGFSVEAALPAKPQETA; this is translated from the coding sequence GTGACCACCGACGCCGCGCCTCGCGCCCGACTCCGTCCCGGAGCCGCGGCGCTATTGGCATCGGGCGCGGTCGTCGAGGCGGCGGTGCGATTGCGACTGGCGCCGGTGACCGCGCGCAGCTCCCCCGGCACTCTCGGTGTATGCGCGCTCTCCGCGCTCTCGGCACTCCCGCTGATCCTGCCGAGCGCGGCCACCGCGGCGACGGTGATCCTTGCGGTCAGCCTGCTCTCGCTGGTCGCCTTCCACAGCTTGACCGTCAGTGGGCTGATAGCCGCGACGCTGGCCGGCTACCGGGCCGGACGCGGCGGGCCGCCGTTGCTGGTACTCGCCCTGTGCCTGCCTTTCCTGATCGCGGTTCTGGTCGGGCCGCGCCCGGCTTCCTCGGAGAGCGCCGCACTGACGCTGCTGACGGCCGCGCTGGTTCCCGCGGCCACGCTCGTCGGCGCGTCCGGTCGGCTGCGCGCGCAGGACGAAGAGGGCAGCGCGCACCGCCAGGACTTCGAGGAAAAGCTGCTGGAGCACACGAAACGCGGCGAGCGCGCCCGGATCGCGCGCGAACTGCACGACATCGTCGCGCACCACATCTCGATGGTCTCGGTGCAGGCGGAGACCGCGCGGCTGACCACGCCCGGTCTGCCGGAGGCGGGAGCGCGCCGCTTCCAGGCGATCGGCGACACGGCGCGGGCCGCGCTGACCGAGATGCGCCGGCTGCTGGGTGTGCTCAAGGATGACGAGTGGCCGGACGCCGAGACGCCGCCGCTGCGTCCGCAGCCGGGGCTCAGCCACGTCACCGAGCTGGTCGACGAGGCGCGCGAGGCCTCCGGTTCGGCGACGCGGCTGCTGCTGAGCGGCCGTCCGGCGGCGCTCGACCCGGGCGTGGAGCTCGCCGCGTACCGCATCATCCAGGAGGCTTTGACGAACGCGCGCAGGCACGCGCCGGGCGCCGCGGTCGACGTCGAACTCTGCTACGGGGAGACGGAGGTCCGGATCCGGGTGCGCGACAACGGGCCGGGCGTGGTGAGCGCGCAGGTGGACGCCGCGGCGGCCGGCCACGGCCTGGCCGGGATGCGCGAGCGGGCTGCGGCCGTGGGTGGCGCGCTGACGGCCGGGGCCGTGGCGGGCGGCGGCTTCTCGGTCGAGGCGGCCCTTCCGGCGAAACCTCAGGAGACGGCGTGA
- a CDS encoding GTP cyclohydrolase II: MSSNLNLPAASVRTRVHVPLRFGDGFRAESELVTFHGLADGLEHVAVVLGTIEPGQVPLVRLHSECLTGDVFGSARCDCGPQLREAVERISERGGYLLYLRQEGRGIGLYNKLDAYALQDQGLDTYAANAALGLPEDARDYTAAAQMLRTLGADRIDLLSNNPDKARQLLDHGIELSERVSTGVHATSHNRGYLMAKATLTHHSLDLAALV; the protein is encoded by the coding sequence ATGAGTTCAAATTTGAACCTTCCGGCCGCGTCCGTGCGCACCCGAGTGCACGTGCCGCTGCGCTTCGGCGACGGGTTCCGCGCCGAATCCGAGCTGGTCACCTTCCACGGACTGGCCGACGGGCTCGAGCATGTGGCCGTGGTGCTCGGCACGATCGAGCCGGGTCAGGTGCCGCTGGTGCGGCTGCACTCCGAGTGCCTGACCGGGGACGTGTTCGGCTCGGCCCGCTGCGACTGCGGCCCGCAGCTGCGCGAGGCGGTCGAGCGGATCTCCGAGCGCGGCGGGTACCTGCTGTACCTGCGCCAGGAGGGCCGCGGCATAGGCCTGTACAACAAGCTCGACGCGTACGCCCTCCAGGATCAGGGCCTGGACACCTACGCCGCCAACGCCGCGCTCGGGCTGCCCGAGGACGCGCGCGACTACACGGCCGCCGCACAGATGCTCCGCACGCTCGGCGCCGACCGGATCGACCTGCTGTCGAACAACCCCGACAAGGCTCGACAGCTGCTCGACCACGGCATCGAGCTGAGCGAGCGGGTGAGCACCGGCGTGCACGCCACCTCGCACAACCGCGGCTACCTGATGGCCAAGGCGACGCTGACCCACCACAGCCTCGACCTGGCCGCGCTGGTCTAG
- a CDS encoding response regulator translates to MTETSPVRLVVADDQAIVRDGFAALLDSQPDLCVVGTAGDGAQAVRVCQEAQPDVVLMDIRMPVMDGIEATRRLAGQGPRSLMLTTFDLDEYVYEALRAGASGFLLKDVTAERLFDAVRVVAAGDALLAPAVTRRLIKEFATRGPAPVPDTAGAATLAALTPRETQVLRQVAEGLSNQEIADRLVVTEQTVKTHVSRMLMKLGLRDRTQAVVLAYESGLVVPRAGR, encoded by the coding sequence GTGACCGAGACATCCCCGGTGCGGCTCGTGGTCGCGGACGACCAGGCCATCGTGCGCGACGGCTTCGCGGCGCTGCTCGACTCGCAGCCCGATCTGTGCGTCGTCGGCACTGCCGGCGACGGCGCGCAGGCCGTGCGGGTGTGCCAGGAGGCGCAGCCCGACGTCGTGCTGATGGACATCCGGATGCCGGTGATGGACGGCATCGAGGCCACCCGGCGGCTGGCCGGGCAGGGCCCGCGCTCCCTCATGCTGACCACGTTCGACCTGGACGAATACGTCTACGAGGCCTTACGCGCGGGCGCGTCCGGCTTCCTGCTCAAGGATGTGACCGCCGAGCGGCTGTTCGACGCGGTGCGCGTGGTTGCGGCCGGCGACGCGCTGCTGGCGCCGGCCGTCACCCGCCGTCTGATCAAGGAGTTCGCCACGCGGGGCCCCGCGCCGGTGCCGGACACCGCGGGCGCCGCGACGCTGGCCGCGCTCACGCCGCGTGAGACGCAGGTGCTGCGGCAGGTGGCCGAGGGACTCTCGAACCAGGAGATCGCGGACCGCCTCGTGGTGACCGAGCAGACCGTGAAGACGCACGTCAGCCGGATGTTGATGAAGCTGGGTCTGCGCGACCGGACCCAGGCCGTGGTCTTGGCCTACGAATCAGGGCTCGTGGTGCCGCGGGCCGGACGCTGA